A stretch of the Lolium perenne isolate Kyuss_39 chromosome 3, Kyuss_2.0, whole genome shotgun sequence genome encodes the following:
- the LOC127341462 gene encoding uncharacterized protein: protein MATVAATMTTPAPAPARHHRFRVRAAWDMNPGAATIAAPKTSKPKPKPALGQSPATATTPARAPPPTHADLFARSSEGQAKKSTYMGFEKWWLPPAPVVKKPRSLYNAASLAYLGDCIYELYARRHFFFPPLSINEYNKRVMDVVKCEAQDLLLNKLLGEDFLTEEERDILRWGRNIVSSKTRTRKRAGIAVYNRASSLETLVGYLYLTNFKRLEQMMFQLGFTSGASSQNIAEELRASFKETASAFVHSQKPAKR from the exons ATGGCCACCGTCGCGGCGACCATGAcgacgccggcgccggcgccggcgcgccACCACCGGTTCCGCGTGCGCGCCGCCTGGGACATGAAcccgggcgccgccaccatcgcggcgCCTAAGACATCCAAGCCCAAGCCCAAGCCGGCCCTGGGGCAGTCGCCGGCGACGGCAACCACCCCAGCCCGCGCGCCGCCTCCCACGCACGCCGACCTCTTCGCGCGCAGCAGCGAGGGCCAAG CAAAGAAGAGCACGTATATGGGGTTTGAGAAGTGGTGGTTGCCGCCTGCGCCGGTGGTTAAGAAGCCACGTTCACTCTACAACGCCGCATCGCTGGCCTACTTGGGAGACTGCATATATGAA CTTTATGCTCGGAGACACTTCTTTTTCCCTCCACTAAGCATCAACGAGTACAATAAGCGTGTGATGGATGTCGTCAAATGTGAAGCGCAG GATCTGTTGCTGAACAAACTTCTTGGAGAGGATTTTCTAACTGAAGAAGAAAG GGACATACTTCGCTGGGGAAGGAACATCGTTAGCAGCAAAACTCGTACAAGAAAACGTGCAGGGATTGCAGTCTACAATCGAGCATCTTCACTTGAAACACTG GTTGGATATCTTTACCTCACGAATTTCAAGCGTTTGGAGCAAATGATGTTTCAGTTAGGATTCACAAGTGGCGCTTCATCACAGAATATTGCAGAGGAGCTGCGCGCCAGCTTCAA GGAAACAGCCTCCGCTTTTGTACACTCTCAGAAACCCGCAAAGCGATGA